Proteins encoded within one genomic window of Gammaproteobacteria bacterium:
- a CDS encoding DegV family EDD domain-containing protein has product MPGRLRRIDGLQLRLALRVGITRVEAATGLLNRINVYPVADGDTGTNLAMTLSAVDEVLAGCTSRVAGEVLALAADAALDGARGNSGAILAAFLQGLADATAGARRIDAVQLAAAFANADHLARAALEAPEEGTILSAISATARALADAAGDRHADLRVILPAVLAATREAVAHGPDLLPVLRRAGVEDAGARGYLLLLEGAVDAALRRPVAAAPIDAGRTQAVPAPWPVEETPGAYRYCTECVISGTGIDRQRLREALAALGDSLVVAGSRDKLRIHIHSDTPAVVFALAARHGLVTRQKADDMGRQAQVLGKQRQQVVVVTDTGADLPEDVLDELGIHTVPLRLHFGERSFLDKLGMTPAEFLREVATSSVHPKTSQPAPGDLRRSYDFLASHYGHVLSLTLLGRVSGTLQASRTAAQRSSDAARITVIDSRNLSVGQGLIVMYAAECARAQLPLPVILAAVERAAATTRLWATVADLDYAIRGGRLPRLAAWLATVLPVLPVLRIGGGRIGIAGLLRRGGDPVPALLRQVLRHAHHSRRYCFAIAHAGCPEQAARLRAALAAAWPGADAIHLVELGPAASVHAGPGALGVAALEYQPPESLRPPV; this is encoded by the coding sequence ATGCCTGGACGCCTGAGGCGGATCGACGGACTGCAGCTGCGCCTGGCGCTGCGCGTCGGCATCACGCGCGTCGAGGCGGCCACCGGGCTGCTCAACCGCATCAACGTCTATCCCGTTGCCGACGGCGACACCGGCACCAACCTGGCCATGACCCTGTCGGCCGTGGACGAGGTGCTGGCCGGATGCACCAGCCGCGTCGCCGGCGAAGTGCTGGCGCTGGCCGCCGATGCCGCCCTGGACGGCGCGCGCGGCAACTCCGGCGCGATCCTGGCGGCGTTCCTGCAGGGGCTCGCCGACGCCACGGCCGGGGCGCGGCGCATCGACGCCGTGCAACTGGCCGCGGCTTTCGCCAACGCCGACCACCTTGCCCGTGCCGCCCTCGAAGCGCCCGAGGAAGGCACCATCCTCTCGGCCATCTCGGCCACGGCGCGGGCGCTGGCCGATGCCGCGGGCGATCGGCATGCGGACCTGCGGGTCATCCTGCCGGCCGTCCTGGCGGCGACGCGCGAGGCCGTGGCCCACGGCCCGGACCTGCTGCCCGTCCTGCGCCGGGCCGGGGTCGAAGATGCGGGCGCGCGGGGCTACCTCCTGTTGCTGGAAGGCGCCGTCGATGCAGCGCTGCGCCGACCGGTGGCGGCCGCGCCGATCGATGCCGGCAGGACGCAAGCCGTCCCCGCGCCATGGCCCGTGGAGGAGACCCCGGGCGCTTACCGCTATTGCACCGAGTGCGTGATCAGCGGCACGGGCATCGACCGGCAGCGCCTGCGGGAAGCCCTGGCCGCGCTGGGAGACAGCCTCGTCGTCGCCGGCAGCCGCGACAAGCTGCGGATCCACATCCACAGCGACACGCCGGCAGTGGTGTTCGCACTGGCAGCCCGTCACGGCCTCGTCACCCGGCAGAAGGCCGACGACATGGGCCGGCAGGCCCAGGTCCTGGGCAAACAGCGCCAGCAGGTGGTGGTAGTGACCGACACCGGCGCCGACCTGCCCGAGGATGTTCTGGACGAGCTGGGCATCCACACCGTGCCACTGCGCCTGCACTTCGGCGAGCGCAGCTTCCTCGACAAGCTGGGCATGACGCCGGCGGAGTTCCTGCGCGAGGTCGCCACCAGCAGCGTGCACCCGAAGACCTCGCAACCCGCGCCCGGGGATCTGCGCCGCAGCTATGACTTCCTCGCCAGCCACTACGGGCACGTCCTTTCGCTCACCCTGCTCGGGAGGGTCAGCGGGACGCTGCAGGCCTCGCGCACGGCCGCGCAGCGCAGCAGCGATGCGGCACGCATCACGGTGATCGACAGCCGCAACCTCTCCGTGGGCCAGGGGCTGATCGTCATGTACGCCGCCGAATGCGCCCGCGCGCAGCTTCCCCTGCCGGTGATCCTCGCCGCGGTGGAGCGCGCCGCTGCCACCACGCGCCTCTGGGCCACGGTCGCCGACCTCGACTACGCCATCCGCGGCGGACGCCTGCCGCGCCTGGCGGCCTGGCTGGCTACGGTACTGCCCGTGCTGCCGGTGCTGCGCATCGGCGGCGGCCGCATCGGCATCGCCGGCCTCCTGCGCCGCGGCGGCGACCCGGTTCCGGCACTGCTGCGCCAGGTGTTGCGCCACGCGCATCACTCCCGGCGCTACTGCTTCGCCATCGCCCACGCCGGCTGCCCGGAGCAGGCCGCCCGGCTGCGCGCGGCGCTGGCGGCCGCCTGGCCCGGGGCCGATGCCATCCACCTGGTCGAACTCGGGCCCGCCGCCAGCGTCCATGCCGGTCCGGGCGCGCTGGGTGTCGCCGCGCTGGAGTACCAGCCACCCGAGTCCCTGCGCCCGCCGGTGTGA
- a CDS encoding general secretion pathway protein GspB, with the protein MSFILDALRKSETERQRQSGPGLIDAGHRPPASRRALWLPVLVLVLAANLAVMAFLWLRQPAQPSPQAVQTQPVALPDAARSAGSPAAADAAPAPTVVPGAAVAAADNEAAYATTADMPALETTAGATTEVLQPPPNAAADGQQAAAGAVIQEGLPTAGELIASGAISTPALHLDIHVFTADPAGRFVFINMRKYTEGALLTEGPRLEEITREGAVLSQNGRRFILNRD; encoded by the coding sequence ATGTCATTCATCCTCGACGCATTGCGCAAGAGCGAAACCGAGAGGCAGCGCCAGTCCGGCCCCGGCCTCATCGATGCCGGGCATCGCCCGCCTGCCTCCCGCCGGGCGCTGTGGCTGCCGGTGCTGGTGCTGGTGCTGGCTGCCAACCTCGCGGTGATGGCCTTCCTCTGGCTGCGGCAACCGGCGCAGCCTTCCCCGCAGGCCGTGCAGACGCAGCCCGTCGCACTGCCCGACGCCGCGCGTTCCGCCGGCAGCCCGGCCGCCGCCGATGCCGCGCCGGCACCGACGGTGGTGCCTGGAGCCGCCGTCGCCGCCGCCGACAACGAGGCGGCTTACGCCACCACGGCCGACATGCCTGCGCTGGAGACGACCGCCGGGGCCACCACGGAAGTGCTGCAGCCGCCGCCGAATGCCGCCGCCGACGGCCAGCAGGCGGCAGCGGGCGCAGTGATCCAGGAGGGCCTGCCGACCGCTGGCGAACTCATCGCCAGCGGAGCCATCAGCACCCCCGCCCTGCACCTCGACATCCACGTGTTCACGGCGGATCCCGCCGGCCGGTTCGTCTTCATCAACATGCGCAAGTACACCGAGGGCGCACTGCTCACCGAGGGCCCGAGGCTGGAAGAGATCACCCGCGAGGGCGCCGTGCTCAGCCAGAATGGCCGGCGCTTCATCCTCAACCGCGACTGA